Within Spodoptera frugiperda isolate SF20-4 chromosome 22, AGI-APGP_CSIRO_Sfru_2.0, whole genome shotgun sequence, the genomic segment aaaattagaCTTGAAAGCGGAGAAATAAATAGCGTACAAGGCAACAGGGATCTTTAACCCATTTGCCATctgtggggattatggcaaacccttaCCTATGCTTTGTTCGCACTACACTAGCATTTTAGTCGAGTAGCAAGTATCtagtagctctctctcgcttcgattttATGAATAGAAGCGAGAGAGCTACTAGGTATGTACtcgctactcgactaaaatgCTAGCGTAGTGCAAACAAGGCATTTTTATGTAGAAGAGGCCCTTGGCCCAGTAGTAGGCTATCATGGGCTACTTACTGCAgtaataaaaagacaaaaggTCCTCAAATGTTCTACTAACTACTAACCTAAAGTCTTTTCGTCTTCAGCCGACGCGGACACCTCCATTAACGTCGGAATCACCTTCTTAGGTACCACCAGGAAATGTACGGGCGCCTGTTTGTTCAATTTCTCATCGAACACCACacactgaaaaataaaacttaagtacATATCTATATCGAACAATCCTCTTCCACACCACTCTTGCTCAACGGAGTGCCTCTAGGTCGTGTTACAAGGTTTAAATACTTGGGTCACATGATGACAGAAAATTTTAGTGACGATGAGGATGTAGAGAGGGAGCGCAGGGCGTTGTCGGTTCGTGGAAATATGCTGGCACATAGATTCGCAAGGTGTACGGCGCCTGTCAAAATTACGCTTTTCAAAGCGTATTGTCAGGCGTTTTACGCCTGTGGCTTGTGGGCCAATTTTACACAAAGGACCTATAGCGCCTTGCGCGTCCtctataataacattttcagGTCGCTGTTTCGCCTCCCTCGATATTGTAGTGCATCAGGCATGTTTGTCGACGCGAGCGTGGAAGACTTTCACGCGTTGATGAGAAAGAAGGTGGCGTCTGTTGTAAGTCGGGTTCGAGTGGATAGGAGAGAGGACTGACACTGTTCTTCTTAGAAGGTTCACTGAACTTCATGTTCGGGGAGTTGGGTGAGCCAACGGAGTAATACTATTGTGCAcatataatgattttttttgtgatggACTATTTTGTCTGAaaataaacgatttttatttatttatatgcacctttttttaatgggggaaaatcatccaatgacttctctcgccttaaggaggcgagagggagtgtcagactcttactgactacaaaccaccccgttcctactcctgcttttcgagccggagccccggtaaacccgctagatagtccgcagctccgacttaCATGcacttaaatatgtttttttttttctataaaacccCATTCTTCTATTTTATAAAACCGTTACTGAAATTTTCTCATACTATACATATGTCGTGGCTGACTGTTTATAAACGAATCTTACTACCCAACTTATATTTAACTAGCcatttccgcgcggtttcactcacTCTGCTCAGCTtttattgatcatagcgtgaaaCCTTcgtcgataaatgtactataattatccaatacaaaaatatttattcaaatcggaccagtagttccggagattagcgcgtccaAACAAACTCTTAATTTTGATAGTATAGATTCGAATTCAGCGTTCTAcggagattatttatttattttacactttatgtacattatacaaaggtggacttaatgccaatttggcattctctaccagttaACCTTgggttttatttagatttattagattaacgtttaacaataaagtattaaatccATTTCCAGTTTTGGTTAAGAAAATGAAATTAGGTACCCATTGTATCATAATTTCAGTGATTATTGCATTTCTAAACACTTATTGCGTTTTTGTTCCTAAcgtattaaagataaaattaatttacctgtTCATCTTCAAATATTAATTCGACGGGTTCCTTCCCGCCAAAAAATTCgccataattttgtttcacatctGTCAGcgccatgtttgttttattcacaaTAAATTTTTCACAAATAACCAACTGTTTAGctgtaatattacaataatactgtGTTATTGATATGTTTGTACGTAATCTGTTAAATAGGTATATGAAATAGATAAGGAAATCAATTAAGAACAAGAACTCACCTATCTATGTActacattgatataaaataaaacgtaaaataaatgtaaacacaataattttctGTCTCTCTCttacttttgttattttggAGGTTAAAGAGAGACAGCTATATTGGTAGATGTGATGAAATTGAATAAagaattatgataaaaaatgacaaaatgAGGTTATGTTTCTTTACACGCAGTATATTATTCCGTGTATTATGCTTTTTTTTCATGAGACAAgcccactgcaactcctgtaagccaggatctacagtagatacaaccatgaaaacaccggaacattaaagtccggcgcgtcccagggacatgaatgactgtcttggatcccgcaacgaaataaatcagaacatattattagaggagaagaaaaagagtGTAGGTATTTGATttttcagtgtttttttttaatgtcagaGAGTCATGCcaatgctttggcacgaatgggccacacagaaaaccgatgtggaacgcatcatcgcttaccatcaggatagATAGTGGGTGACCCAtcaattataaagaaaaacaactaaCGCTCATATTACCAGTTACGAAAACGAAGTTGAGCAATACATAGTGGAAATTAGTAGCTATTTATTCCTCTCACGTCGCAGTCAAGTGGTCGCAATTCCGAATGCTacgcaaggggtctcgggttcgattcccgtgtcggacaaagtattactgtgctttttcggttttacgaaaatttctcagttgtagcacggagtcgaGAATTGTGGctgatatatggcaatagactcaccccctattatatgggacttataacacaaatggtaattGGTTAagtgggtgtaggtacattgtacagtggcattacgtgccgtaatgtgcaccacaACCTACCGTTCaaggataaaaggcttgacgttgcaTATTATTCCTCTCAAAATAAAACCCAACAGCTAATAAACAAAAccatttaatatattaagttataaatacATAACTTGGGCTATATACAcgcaataatataatacaatgcaGATCACAGTCTTATACGGTACTCAGTATATTACACGTTAACAATGGACAATGcgcaaattatattaaaaaaaacatataacttatataataatcttaaattagtttatatgtatagatagattcgtattataattccattaaaacttttgtgagacatactaaattaattattatgttatcggcttactcacgtaactgtttgatgaggtactcgactagtttcaagccatgctagaggttcatattcatgtgcagcattccgcgacatacgacgcggcgattgtcgcgttgctgcctaaactagtcgagtttctcctcaaacagttacgtgaataagccgataacataatacttaaaCTGACGATGTTTTAAATTTACTATTAAACGGAGTAACTAGATTATTTTCTAGCCATACTAGGGGCTTATACTGTTGAGCTGTATTGCGCGATATATGACGCGGTGAGCCAAGTGCGAACGCCGTAGTCTATGAGTCCCAAgagtggcttgaaactaatcgagtttcTATGTTCAAACTAAAAAAGTAAACGTAGTTTTTCTTATACACAGTATCAATCTATCTAGACATATAAATTAAGAATCACTATCAtaacaaattagaaaaaataaagattatgatGTCACCATATTTaatatagctacttccgcgcagattcactcgctctgctca encodes:
- the LOC118279726 gene encoding adenosine 5'-monophosphoramidase HINT2-like isoform X2, with the translated sequence MALTDVKQNYGEFFGGKEPVELIFEDEQCVVFDEKLNKQAPVHFLVVPKKVIPTLMEVSASAEDEKTLGHLLLVARRVAKMKGIDKSGFRVVMNEGPHSCQTVKQFYVQVFGGRQMLWPFS
- the LOC118279726 gene encoding adenosine 5'-monophosphoramidase HINT2-like isoform X1, yielding MALTDVKQNYGEFFGGKEPVELIFEDEQCVVFDEKLNKQAPVHFLVVPKKVIPTLMEVSASAEDEKTLGHMLLVAKEIALSRGLDRTGYHVMVDEQHNTKTLKSLHVFGRALHHMLWPVGPGCRL